One part of the Thermococcus radiotolerans genome encodes these proteins:
- a CDS encoding AAA family ATPase, with product MMEVKEAFEALEEIVEGISKVYIGNEVVIKKTLAAALVNGNVLFEDYPGLGKTLLAKAFGKVLGLKYTRVQFTPDLLPADILGTKVWRQNLGTFELIKGPIFTHVLLADEINRAPPKTQSALLEAMEEKQVTIEGETFTLERPFFVIATQNPIEFEGTYPLPEAQLDRFLLRLRVGYPKSLEDEIAILEARLSWGKDDPTVDMKALIDRETFVEMQELVERRIFISRDLLRYIAELIRNARADERVEAGPSPRGGIALMKVAKANALLEGRDFVLPDDVKAYAVDALAHRIVIKPEYAFEGISGEEIVREALEKTPVPKEAGER from the coding sequence ATGATGGAGGTTAAAGAGGCGTTTGAAGCCCTTGAGGAAATCGTTGAGGGGATTTCCAAGGTGTACATTGGCAATGAGGTCGTCATTAAGAAGACTCTAGCGGCTGCGCTGGTGAATGGGAACGTCCTCTTCGAGGATTACCCCGGGTTGGGTAAAACCCTCCTGGCGAAGGCCTTTGGGAAAGTCCTGGGCTTGAAGTATACTCGCGTCCAATTCACTCCAGACTTACTCCCCGCGGACATTCTGGGCACCAAAGTCTGGCGTCAAAACCTCGGGACTTTCGAACTGATCAAAGGCCCAATATTCACCCACGTTCTCTTGGCGGACGAGATCAACCGCGCCCCGCCAAAGACTCAATCAGCGCTGCTCGAAGCCATGGAGGAGAAGCAGGTGACCATCGAGGGAGAAACCTTCACCCTGGAGAGGCCCTTCTTCGTGATTGCAACTCAAAACCCGATCGAGTTCGAGGGGACTTACCCGCTCCCAGAGGCTCAACTCGACCGTTTCCTGCTCAGGCTTCGCGTTGGTTATCCGAAGAGTTTAGAGGATGAGATTGCCATTCTCGAGGCTCGCTTGTCTTGGGGGAAGGATGACCCAACGGTTGATATGAAGGCTTTGATCGACCGTGAGACTTTCGTCGAAATGCAGGAGCTGGTAGAGCGGAGAATCTTCATCAGCAGGGACCTGCTGAGGTACATTGCCGAACTCATCAGGAACGCTCGAGCTGACGAGCGGGTTGAGGCGGGGCCGAGTCCTCGCGGGGGCATTGCCTTGATGAAGGTTGCGAAGGCGAATGCTTTACTCGAGGGGAGGGATTTCGTCCTGCCGGATGATGTTAAGGCTTACGCGGTTGATGCTTTGGCGCACAGGATTGTTATCAAGCCCGAGTACGCTTTTGAAGGTATAAGTGGTGAGGAAATCGTTAGAGAAGCCCTAGAAAAAACACCCGTACCGAAAGAGGCGGGGGAGAGATGA
- a CDS encoding universal stress protein, whose translation MRILVLIDGSKWSQKAALHAIAVAKRKRGKVILFSVLDRREAKAMAFNLGMVSENLGELQKFEEEIWKDMKRSIKGIMSNLLEKCHEEGVNCSLKIVEGAAKERILEEANSGHYTLVVMGAYGRSGKTRIGSLLEEVVGSIEPPVMIVR comes from the coding sequence ATGAGGATACTCGTGCTCATTGATGGCTCAAAGTGGAGCCAGAAGGCTGCTCTGCACGCGATAGCCGTGGCTAAGCGGAAAAGGGGAAAGGTGATACTCTTCTCGGTTCTCGACAGGAGGGAAGCCAAGGCCATGGCCTTCAACCTGGGGATGGTCAGCGAAAACCTTGGGGAGCTTCAGAAGTTCGAGGAGGAAATATGGAAGGACATGAAGAGAAGCATCAAGGGGATAATGTCTAACCTCCTGGAGAAGTGTCACGAGGAAGGCGTGAACTGCTCCCTTAAGATAGTTGAGGGCGCGGCCAAGGAGAGGATACTCGAGGAGGCCAACTCGGGCCACTACACCCTGGTTGTCATGGGTGCATACGGAAGGAGCGGAAAAACGAGGATAGGGAGCCTCCTTGAGGAGGTCGTGGGCTCGATAGAGCCCCCGGTGATGATAGTCCGTTAG
- a CDS encoding ferritin-like domain-containing protein — protein sequence MAIDVGIIQDVETLLKNLNGYELLSYAICNEECGAETYEWLAGRVEGILVDEFRYLAKEKRKHAAELRKLFEELYPGMKPLEFNAPPLDTLPVCRELMKTKELENALAIAMLSETIGRDIYRKLQRMSGDEEVAELFKRLAEMKEAAYEKLLKLYEAMEK from the coding sequence ATGGCGATAGATGTGGGTATTATTCAAGATGTTGAGACGCTGCTCAAGAACCTCAACGGCTACGAACTCCTCAGCTACGCCATCTGCAACGAGGAATGCGGTGCAGAAACCTATGAATGGCTTGCCGGCCGAGTTGAGGGCATCCTAGTTGACGAGTTTAGGTACCTGGCAAAGGAAAAGCGGAAGCATGCGGCGGAATTGAGGAAGCTCTTCGAGGAGCTCTATCCCGGCATGAAGCCCCTCGAGTTCAACGCCCCGCCCCTGGATACCCTGCCGGTATGCAGAGAGCTGATGAAGACCAAAGAGCTTGAAAACGCCCTTGCAATTGCCATGCTCTCCGAAACGATAGGCAGGGATATCTACCGGAAGCTCCAGAGGATGTCCGGCGACGAGGAGGTGGCGGAGCTGTTCAAAAGGCTGGCCGAGATGAAGGAGGCCGCCTACGAAAAGCTTCTGAAACTCTACGAGGCCATGGAGAAGTAG
- a CDS encoding PH domain-containing protein: MSTNLPKAVVRHLEPDEKVLFTVRKKVSLEKPKWLVITDRRIVYIDEKVLGRYDMKAIPYQKLEEVTVELGVISSEFIIKGEENIRLKLGWMNKEQARETINAIKDALNAIAIEPVTIEVKKGLTHETWVLKKPKELVSRVVPAGTTVQHAPAVEKKEDPLEKLKKLKELYDMGVISAEEYEEKRKKLLEQI; the protein is encoded by the coding sequence ATGAGCACAAACCTTCCAAAGGCCGTTGTTCGGCATTTAGAACCAGATGAAAAGGTTCTGTTTACCGTCAGAAAAAAGGTCAGCCTCGAAAAGCCGAAGTGGCTGGTAATAACGGACAGGAGAATAGTCTACATCGATGAGAAAGTCCTCGGAAGGTACGACATGAAGGCCATACCCTACCAGAAGCTTGAGGAGGTCACCGTTGAGCTGGGCGTCATATCCTCTGAGTTCATAATAAAGGGCGAGGAGAACATAAGGCTCAAGCTCGGCTGGATGAACAAGGAGCAGGCCAGGGAGACGATAAATGCCATAAAGGATGCGCTGAACGCCATAGCCATCGAGCCGGTGACGATAGAGGTCAAGAAGGGCCTGACACACGAGACTTGGGTGCTGAAGAAGCCCAAGGAGCTCGTCAGCAGGGTCGTTCCGGCTGGAACCACCGTCCAGCACGCACCGGCCGTGGAGAAGAAGGAGGACCCCCTCGAGAAGCTCAAGAAGCTAAAGGAGCTCTACGACATGGGCGTTATAAGCGCCGAAGAGTACGAGGAAAAGAGAAAGAAGCTACTCGAGCAGATTTAG
- a CDS encoding DUF257 family protein gives MVCHGIDKILLKIRPGETVLVEYSAVSSPELLLYLMCRRCGHAESPVLIDDISDTFSEYVIRLELMGLDTEALMEVPVIKIGGNREFGNVVGRVEVDKYSLDFKYYGKIYDKVVPEKVVCNPVLGIHKLFVALERQDVIRLVRNISTFVGRKSRFAFYFINRDVMERKNPELLPLLEETASTVLQWEAGKGKYRLRALKAANDEILGSIVSMSFKDILGT, from the coding sequence ATGGTATGTCACGGAATTGACAAAATCCTCCTCAAAATAAGGCCCGGTGAGACTGTGCTCGTTGAATACAGCGCGGTGTCGTCTCCCGAACTTCTCCTCTACCTCATGTGCCGCAGATGCGGGCACGCAGAGAGCCCGGTTCTTATTGACGATATCTCGGATACATTTTCTGAGTACGTGATTCGACTTGAACTGATGGGCCTGGACACGGAGGCCCTCATGGAGGTTCCGGTAATAAAGATCGGAGGCAACAGAGAGTTCGGCAACGTCGTCGGCAGGGTCGAGGTGGACAAGTACTCCCTCGACTTCAAGTACTACGGCAAGATATACGACAAGGTCGTGCCTGAAAAGGTCGTGTGCAACCCGGTCCTCGGCATACACAAGCTCTTCGTGGCCCTCGAGAGGCAGGACGTTATAAGGCTCGTCCGCAACATATCAACGTTCGTCGGCAGGAAGAGCCGCTTCGCCTTCTACTTCATAAACCGGGATGTCATGGAGCGGAAGAACCCCGAGCTCCTCCCACTCCTAGAGGAGACCGCCAGCACGGTGCTCCAGTGGGAGGCGGGCAAGGGGAAGTACAGGCTCAGGGCCCTGAAGGCTGCGAACGACGAGATTCTGGGTTCGATAGTGTCCATGAGCTTCAAGGACATACTCGGGACGTGA
- a CDS encoding TldD/PmbA family protein, giving the protein MEALMRRAEELAERYGISYYEIRITCVTASHLTMQNGQLEELAMNTEMGIGVRAFNGAWGFSSANDMGRAEKAIETAMKIAKLSKGNSKIHLGDPIKDRAEIRPKKSFLDVDVEDKLALVKEIDSLLRDERASNRSVYYGDGLKEGFYFNSLGSEIETVVPRLRLSFSVTARENGEMQSYWKSFGGTAGWELVEGIDLNRWTAFVKEKAISLLHAQSPPSGEFPVIMDPELTGVFIHEALGHAVEADSVKNGDSILAGRLGERIAVKELTVVDDPTLPGKFGSYVYDDEGIKAKRVEVIKNGVLMNYLNDRETSALLGLEPNGHGRAQGYNYQPLVRMSNTYVEPRDWSFEEMVEEVKNGLYMVGDKGGEVDTANGTFTFGAKEGYLIENGEIKAQVRDVALSGRILDVLRNIHAIGDDLRIEFPGYCGKGQWVPVDDGGPHVLTRALVGGLR; this is encoded by the coding sequence ATGGAGGCACTGATGCGAAGGGCCGAGGAGCTTGCGGAGCGTTACGGTATATCATATTATGAAATACGTATAACCTGCGTCACCGCTTCCCACCTCACGATGCAGAACGGTCAGCTCGAAGAGCTTGCCATGAACACCGAAATGGGGATAGGGGTCAGGGCCTTCAACGGCGCTTGGGGCTTCTCAAGCGCCAACGACATGGGCCGCGCCGAAAAGGCCATAGAGACCGCCATGAAGATAGCGAAGCTCTCAAAGGGCAATTCGAAGATTCACCTCGGAGACCCCATCAAGGACAGGGCTGAAATAAGGCCGAAGAAGAGCTTTCTCGACGTGGACGTCGAGGACAAGCTTGCCCTCGTGAAGGAGATCGATTCACTCCTCCGGGATGAGAGGGCCTCCAACAGGAGCGTCTACTACGGTGATGGCCTCAAGGAGGGGTTCTACTTCAACTCCCTCGGGAGCGAAATCGAGACGGTCGTCCCGAGGCTGAGGCTGAGCTTCTCGGTTACCGCCAGGGAAAACGGAGAGATGCAGAGCTACTGGAAGAGCTTCGGTGGCACCGCGGGCTGGGAGCTCGTTGAAGGGATAGACCTGAACCGCTGGACTGCCTTCGTGAAGGAAAAGGCAATCTCGCTCCTTCACGCCCAGTCGCCCCCTTCCGGAGAGTTCCCGGTGATAATGGATCCCGAGCTTACCGGCGTCTTCATCCACGAGGCTTTGGGCCATGCCGTCGAGGCTGATTCGGTTAAGAACGGCGATAGCATACTCGCCGGAAGGTTGGGTGAGAGGATAGCGGTGAAGGAGCTCACCGTCGTTGACGACCCGACCCTGCCCGGCAAATTCGGCTCTTACGTTTACGACGACGAGGGAATAAAGGCCAAGAGGGTTGAGGTAATAAAGAACGGCGTTCTGATGAACTACCTCAACGACCGCGAGACGAGCGCCCTGCTCGGTCTCGAGCCGAACGGCCACGGCCGTGCCCAGGGCTACAACTACCAGCCCCTCGTGAGGATGAGCAACACCTACGTCGAGCCCCGGGACTGGTCCTTCGAGGAGATGGTCGAGGAGGTCAAGAACGGCCTCTACATGGTAGGGGACAAGGGGGGAGAGGTTGACACAGCCAACGGCACCTTCACCTTCGGCGCCAAGGAGGGCTACCTAATCGAGAACGGTGAAATCAAGGCGCAGGTCAGGGACGTGGCCCTCTCCGGCAGAATCCTCGACGTCCTGCGGAACATCCACGCCATAGGGGATGACCTCAGGATCGAGTTCCCCGGCTACTGTGGAAAGGGACAGTGGGTGCCGGTCGACGACGGCGGGCCGCACGTGCTCACGAGGGCGCTCGTTGGTGGGCTGCGGTAA
- a CDS encoding TldD/PmbA family protein — MIEELVEILERENVEWELYWEKGRGGSFRIERERLERSQRKFHSGIGLRVGYRGRLGFSYVTGLNYDRKTLEEFVKRTIKLAKVSEVPFVGFPSPTKVPHVGSLYDRRIDEIPFEEAHSLAGEFAARMRELRDDSLTLSGSMALAVSAYGIANSNGVWLEAKGTGMSVSAYAVKKDGKTGSGSYYQTYRSLQPFEELENALLSAIGEAELSYRAGKMEPHSGEILLEPEAFRAVLGIFLENLFGDGVYHGRSRFSRLGEEVAPEGLTVIDDATVPGGVGSFPFDGEGNPGERTLLVEDGVIRSFLLDETYARFLNLRSTGNAVRDFRTTPHIGTSNVMVAPGDENLGDFEGIVVRKVFGEHTANPVSGDFSLTVELGYVVKNGEVVPFRDNMLVGNAFQFLRSVRAIGREIVRKGSFYSPRVLGIARLV, encoded by the coding sequence ATGATAGAGGAACTCGTCGAAATCTTGGAGCGAGAGAACGTTGAGTGGGAGCTCTACTGGGAGAAGGGCAGGGGAGGCTCCTTCCGGATAGAGCGCGAGAGACTCGAACGCTCCCAGAGGAAGTTCCATTCTGGCATAGGCCTGCGCGTCGGCTACAGAGGACGGCTCGGCTTCTCCTACGTAACCGGCCTGAACTACGACAGGAAAACGCTTGAGGAGTTCGTAAAGCGGACGATAAAGCTCGCCAAGGTTAGCGAGGTGCCATTCGTTGGCTTCCCCTCTCCGACAAAGGTGCCCCACGTTGGGAGTCTCTACGACAGGAGGATAGATGAGATACCCTTCGAGGAGGCCCACTCCCTCGCGGGAGAGTTCGCCGCCAGGATGCGCGAGCTGAGGGACGATTCCCTCACGCTATCGGGGTCGATGGCCCTCGCGGTCAGCGCCTACGGGATAGCGAACTCCAACGGAGTCTGGCTCGAGGCCAAAGGTACCGGGATGAGCGTCTCGGCCTACGCTGTGAAAAAGGATGGAAAAACCGGTTCGGGCTCGTATTATCAGACCTACCGTTCTCTCCAGCCCTTCGAGGAGCTTGAGAACGCCCTCCTCTCTGCCATCGGGGAGGCCGAGCTCAGCTATCGCGCCGGGAAGATGGAGCCCCACTCGGGTGAGATTCTCCTTGAACCCGAAGCCTTCCGCGCCGTTCTGGGGATATTCCTCGAGAACCTCTTCGGAGACGGCGTTTATCACGGCAGGAGCCGCTTTTCCAGGCTCGGTGAGGAGGTCGCACCCGAGGGACTTACGGTCATTGACGATGCAACTGTTCCGGGGGGCGTTGGAAGCTTCCCCTTCGACGGGGAGGGTAATCCCGGAGAGAGGACCCTTCTGGTCGAAGATGGCGTAATACGCTCCTTCCTCCTCGACGAAACCTACGCCCGCTTCCTGAATTTGAGGAGCACTGGGAACGCTGTCCGGGACTTCAGGACGACCCCCCACATAGGGACGAGCAACGTGATGGTGGCCCCAGGTGACGAGAACCTTGGGGACTTCGAGGGGATCGTCGTGAGGAAGGTCTTCGGTGAGCACACCGCCAACCCCGTGAGCGGGGACTTCTCGCTGACCGTTGAGCTGGGCTACGTTGTTAAGAACGGCGAGGTGGTTCCGTTCAGGGACAACATGCTCGTCGGAAACGCCTTCCAGTTCCTGCGTTCAGTCCGGGCAATCGGACGCGAAATCGTTAGAAAGGGCTCCTTTTATTCCCCGAGGGTTCTCGGCATTGCCAGATTGGTGTAG
- a CDS encoding alpha-amylase family glycosyl hydrolase, producing the protein MRSVLVVIITLMLLTPLVGAYQVPERGVVYPVMVDRFYDGNASNNGPFYDPTHTNYRLYWGGDIEGLIEKLDYIRSLGVSTIWVSPLNDNINRMAAGSAPYHGYWTRDYKRIDEHFGTWEDFKRLVQEARKRGICIIVDYVPNHSNPATEGEFGALYDNGTFVTDYYRDTKNATVNPYTGIRENVYHHNGNIFTWEGIPLKYANLFGLADFNQLNPWVDSYLTEGALLFVDSGACGFRIDAVKHMELGWLESLYLRLYSRDPLFIYGEYYSLSPERSDDLYELYRYSNVSPVLNIPIRENIVRTLGFVGSLETLSRTLEGYYSLFVYPNKQLNFLDSHDLVRFLNAAKRDDAVERFHMALALTMTLPGIPVIYYGDESYLVSRDGKGDPYNRPMMVFNNTTEAARIIRTLAELRKTNDALAFGDFRTVYANYSVWAFERTFGSHKILAVMNKGSPVSLTLNLDWPDGTYRDALTGAQMSVSNGRASLELGRNSFYVFHIEGEQKEPLIGSVTPYIAQPGQRILIGGAGFGSLGRVIIGGVEARVLSWNSTEILVEVPEMKTENAWLDVVVKTGEKASNPAKLRYYSGNDLPALIAINATNLTGRLWIKGNLPELAEPRPLLRSSTGYYFTVAPLPNGTAFSVELYTGSPWGELEPLNVTLYGFVNSTTVVLGKEPVEVPTSTAEPEPSEGGWGWAYALLAVGVLLAVLWKWKKG; encoded by the coding sequence GTGAGGTCAGTTCTGGTGGTCATCATAACCCTGATGCTCCTGACGCCACTGGTCGGCGCTTACCAAGTCCCCGAGAGGGGCGTCGTTTACCCGGTGATGGTCGACCGCTTCTACGATGGAAACGCGAGCAACAACGGGCCCTTCTACGACCCAACGCACACCAACTACCGCCTCTACTGGGGAGGCGATATCGAGGGACTTATCGAGAAGCTCGACTACATCCGGAGCCTCGGCGTATCAACGATATGGGTCTCCCCTCTCAACGACAACATCAACAGGATGGCGGCCGGAAGTGCACCCTACCATGGCTACTGGACGCGCGATTATAAACGCATAGATGAGCACTTTGGAACCTGGGAGGACTTCAAGAGGCTCGTGCAGGAGGCCCGAAAGAGGGGCATCTGTATAATCGTCGATTACGTTCCCAACCACTCCAACCCGGCGACGGAGGGTGAGTTTGGAGCGCTCTACGACAACGGCACCTTTGTAACCGACTACTACCGGGACACCAAGAACGCGACAGTGAACCCGTACACGGGCATCAGGGAGAACGTCTACCACCACAACGGCAACATATTCACGTGGGAGGGAATTCCCCTCAAGTACGCCAACCTCTTCGGCCTGGCCGACTTCAACCAGCTCAACCCCTGGGTCGATTCATACCTCACGGAGGGCGCGCTGCTCTTCGTTGACTCCGGCGCCTGCGGCTTCAGGATCGACGCCGTTAAACACATGGAACTCGGCTGGCTTGAGAGCCTCTACCTGCGCCTCTACTCCAGAGACCCTCTCTTCATCTACGGGGAGTACTACTCCCTCTCGCCGGAAAGGAGCGACGACCTCTACGAGCTCTACCGCTACTCCAACGTCTCGCCGGTTCTCAACATACCCATAAGGGAGAACATCGTGAGAACTCTCGGCTTCGTGGGAAGCCTCGAAACCCTCTCCAGAACGCTTGAGGGTTACTACTCCCTCTTTGTCTATCCGAACAAGCAGCTGAACTTCCTCGACAGCCACGACCTCGTCCGCTTCCTCAACGCGGCAAAGCGGGACGACGCGGTGGAGCGCTTCCACATGGCTTTAGCCCTGACCATGACCCTGCCCGGGATTCCGGTGATATACTACGGCGACGAGAGCTACCTTGTGAGTAGGGATGGGAAGGGCGACCCGTACAACCGGCCGATGATGGTCTTCAACAACACCACCGAGGCGGCGAGAATAATCAGAACCCTGGCGGAGCTGAGAAAGACCAACGATGCCCTGGCCTTTGGAGACTTCAGAACGGTTTATGCCAACTACTCCGTATGGGCCTTTGAGAGAACCTTTGGAAGCCATAAGATTCTAGCTGTCATGAATAAGGGCTCGCCCGTCAGTCTGACCCTCAACCTCGACTGGCCTGACGGAACTTACCGCGATGCTCTGACCGGCGCTCAGATGAGCGTTTCGAATGGAAGGGCCTCCCTTGAACTCGGGCGCAACAGCTTCTACGTCTTCCACATCGAAGGGGAGCAGAAAGAACCCCTCATAGGCTCGGTGACCCCTTACATCGCCCAGCCCGGTCAGAGAATCCTCATAGGTGGAGCCGGCTTCGGCTCCCTAGGAAGGGTCATCATCGGCGGCGTCGAGGCGAGGGTTCTCTCGTGGAACTCAACGGAGATACTCGTCGAGGTTCCCGAGATGAAGACTGAGAATGCCTGGCTCGACGTAGTGGTCAAGACGGGAGAAAAGGCCAGCAACCCGGCAAAGCTGCGCTACTATTCGGGGAACGACCTCCCGGCGCTTATAGCCATCAACGCCACAAACCTCACCGGGAGGCTCTGGATTAAGGGTAACCTACCGGAGCTGGCCGAGCCAAGACCTCTACTCAGGTCCTCAACTGGCTACTACTTCACCGTCGCCCCTCTCCCCAACGGAACGGCCTTCTCTGTGGAGCTCTACACAGGTTCTCCATGGGGGGAGCTTGAACCGCTCAACGTGACCCTCTACGGCTTCGTGAACTCGACGACCGTGGTTCTCGGGAAGGAACCGGTGGAAGTGCCAACCTCTACCGCAGAACCTGAACCTTCAGAAGGGGGATGGGGCTGGGCCTACGCCCTCTTAGCCGTAGGAGTTCTGCTGGCGGTGTTATGGAAATGGAAGAAGGGCTAA
- a CDS encoding DUF58 domain-containing protein yields MRKSLMGYILWALLLGTAFLSPGMIGLAIVPLSLLALAMLVDPPREVRVKRKLSRREIRLGEDVEIRVEVTVEKGLGLVVVRDPLPKNAALTSGNNVGVFFKGLKPLKAGYTYRIRPMLRGFYTLPRSEVTTRNPLGTRYIWGLYGEELRLRAVPKVIRAVPIAETRRKAKISVPETSFSIRGPISTDFKEIRDYQTGDPVKLINWKATARMGRVLVNEFEREGKKTVLFIVDAREGMKIGPESESPYEHAMNLVASMAHRFLRKDYHVGLYLLGAKKFLPPATGPRQLHTIVKTMMDFERVKTEEESFSDAVERLKRILVQYSPLVIYVSNVLERTSGETRRGVLTVMAVHRGKSRPVVVDISVYPTLDPRTGTLIEMEKRAIMAELEGTGAYVVRWLPGREDIGEVLSKLLGEIR; encoded by the coding sequence ATGAGGAAAAGCCTGATGGGATACATCCTCTGGGCACTGCTCCTTGGGACGGCCTTCCTCTCGCCGGGGATGATAGGCTTAGCCATAGTGCCGCTCTCCCTGCTCGCCCTGGCGATGCTCGTTGACCCTCCCAGGGAGGTGAGGGTGAAGAGAAAGCTCTCAAGGCGCGAGATAAGGCTCGGCGAGGATGTCGAGATCAGGGTCGAGGTTACCGTGGAGAAGGGACTCGGACTGGTCGTCGTCAGGGACCCGCTTCCAAAGAACGCCGCCCTTACATCGGGAAACAACGTTGGGGTGTTCTTCAAGGGACTGAAGCCGCTGAAGGCGGGTTACACCTACAGGATACGACCGATGCTCAGGGGATTCTACACGCTGCCGAGGAGCGAGGTAACCACCAGAAATCCGCTGGGGACGAGGTACATCTGGGGGCTCTACGGCGAGGAGCTCAGGCTCAGGGCGGTCCCAAAGGTCATCAGGGCGGTTCCGATTGCGGAGACGAGGAGAAAGGCAAAGATAAGCGTCCCGGAAACGAGTTTCTCGATAAGGGGCCCCATCTCCACCGATTTCAAGGAGATAAGGGACTACCAGACCGGCGATCCGGTTAAGCTCATAAACTGGAAGGCCACCGCGAGGATGGGGCGGGTTCTCGTCAACGAGTTCGAGAGGGAGGGCAAAAAAACCGTCCTCTTCATAGTCGACGCGAGGGAGGGGATGAAGATCGGCCCCGAGAGCGAGAGCCCGTACGAGCACGCCATGAACCTCGTCGCCTCGATGGCGCACCGCTTCCTGAGGAAGGACTACCACGTCGGTCTCTACCTCCTCGGGGCAAAGAAGTTCCTCCCGCCGGCCACCGGGCCCAGGCAGCTCCACACGATTGTGAAGACGATGATGGACTTCGAGAGGGTTAAGACGGAGGAGGAGAGCTTCTCCGACGCGGTCGAAAGGTTGAAGAGGATACTGGTTCAGTACAGCCCCCTCGTCATCTACGTCTCCAACGTCCTCGAGAGGACGAGCGGCGAAACCAGGAGGGGAGTGCTCACCGTGATGGCCGTCCACAGGGGGAAATCCAGGCCGGTGGTGGTGGACATCTCCGTCTATCCGACCCTCGACCCGAGGACGGGCACGCTGATTGAGATGGAGAAGCGGGCCATAATGGCGGAGCTCGAGGGCACCGGGGCCTACGTCGTCCGCTGGCTCCCTGGAAGGGAGGATATCGGAGAGGTGCTGAGCAAGCTGCTGGGGGAGATAAGATGA
- a CDS encoding winged helix-turn-helix transcriptional regulator has product MERRSEILHHIQGKPGITFRELARELGIGIGDLQYHLYRLEKEGKVFSRKIGKRRYLFPADFEEKAQRLLIAISTETRRRILLLLMEGPLTQSEIAKRLGLSQPTVSYHIGELVKLGIVDARKEGKSVTYNLSYDPRIIARVIREYRPSLWEKLADNLIDMLTGMGDEE; this is encoded by the coding sequence ATGGAGAGGCGTAGTGAGATACTCCACCACATCCAGGGCAAACCGGGAATAACATTCCGGGAGCTTGCAAGGGAGCTGGGAATAGGGATAGGGGACCTCCAGTACCACCTCTACCGGCTGGAGAAAGAGGGGAAGGTGTTTTCAAGGAAAATCGGAAAGAGGCGCTATCTCTTCCCTGCAGACTTTGAGGAGAAGGCACAGAGGCTGCTGATAGCCATCTCAACGGAGACCCGAAGGAGAATCCTCCTGCTCCTCATGGAGGGGCCCCTGACCCAGAGCGAGATAGCCAAGAGACTCGGTCTCAGCCAGCCCACCGTGAGCTACCACATAGGGGAGCTCGTGAAGCTCGGCATTGTGGATGCCCGAAAAGAGGGAAAGAGCGTGACGTACAACCTCTCCTACGACCCGAGGATAATAGCGCGCGTTATAAGGGAGTACAGGCCCAGCCTCTGGGAGAAGCTGGCGGACAACCTGATAGACATGCTCACTGGCATGGGTGATGAAGAATGA